The Dehalococcoidia bacterium genome includes a window with the following:
- the msrA gene encoding peptide-methionine (S)-S-oxide reductase MsrA, translating to MTEKATLAGGCFWCTEAVFRRLKGVHSAVPGYTGGHVPNPSYEAVCDGSTGHAEAVEITFDPDVISYRTLLDVFFHLHDPTTLNRQGEDYGTQYRSAIYYHDEDQRRTAEEVIAEVNASGVYQDPVVTEVKPASEFYPAESYHRDYYERNRMLNPYCMIVIDPKIRKLYQDYGDLVNVRD from the coding sequence ATGACGGAGAAGGCGACCCTGGCTGGCGGCTGCTTCTGGTGCACCGAGGCCGTCTTTCGCCGGCTCAAGGGCGTCCATTCCGCGGTCCCCGGTTACACCGGCGGCCACGTCCCCAACCCGAGCTACGAGGCCGTCTGTGATGGTTCCACCGGGCATGCCGAGGCGGTCGAGATAACCTTCGACCCGGACGTCATCTCCTACCGCACCCTTCTCGATGTCTTCTTCCACCTCCACGACCCCACTACCCTCAACCGGCAGGGAGAGGACTACGGCACCCAGTACCGCTCCGCCATCTACTACCACGATGAAGACCAGCGGCGGACAGCAGAAGAAGTCATCGCCGAAGTGAACGCCTCCGGCGTCTATCAAGACCCTGTCGTCACGGAGGTCAAGCCCGCCTCGGAGTTCTATCCGGCGGAGAGCTACCACCGCGACTACTACGAGCGGAACCGGATGCTGAACCCGTACTGCATGATCGTGATCGACCCGAAGATCCGGAAGCTCTACCAGGACTACGGGGACCTCGTAAACGTCAGAGACTGA
- a CDS encoding nitroreductase, translating into MDTYKAIISKRDTRAYLDRPIPDEIVHRILNAGRMAGSSKNSQPCRFIVMRDRVGIERLAACGDFTAPMRSAPLVVAILLQEGWRPFDVGRAAQNMMLAAWNEGITSCPVGIQRVDEGRKAVGAPDEFEVHMVVCFGYPDPSTPLSRGQSRRRLDELVHWERW; encoded by the coding sequence ATGGACACATATAAGGCGATCATTTCCAAGCGAGATACGAGGGCTTATCTGGACCGGCCCATCCCCGACGAAATCGTGCACCGCATCCTGAACGCCGGGCGCATGGCGGGCAGCTCGAAGAACAGCCAGCCTTGCCGCTTCATCGTGATGCGCGACCGCGTGGGCATCGAGCGGCTGGCGGCCTGCGGCGACTTCACGGCGCCGATGCGGTCGGCGCCGCTGGTCGTCGCGATACTCCTCCAGGAGGGCTGGCGTCCCTTCGACGTCGGCCGCGCGGCGCAGAACATGATGCTCGCGGCCTGGAACGAGGGGATCACCTCCTGTCCCGTCGGCATTCAGCGCGTGGATGAGGGCCGCAAGGCCGTCGGCGCGCCGGATGAGTTCGAGGTGCACATGGTGGTGTGTTTCGGCTACCCGGACCCCTCTACGCCGCTATCACGCGGTCAGAGCCGGCGCCGCCTGGACGAACTGGTGCACTGGGAGCGCTGGTGA
- a CDS encoding Ldh family oxidoreductase: MADEGDIRVDPDRLHALGVRALVCAGVPEEHARWTADVLLTSDLRGIESHGFARFADFYVNRARQGLLNVNPRVRVVQETASAATVDGDGGLGFVASTIAMRLAIQKARETGVGMVSVRNSTHHGPASPYALMAVPENMIGISMTTGGNGVVPPGGSKRAYGLNAMSVAAPMRPPQAPWCLDMATSVVAAGKFEIARRRGKPVPEGWAIDGEGKPIMDPLQYYNPERGGGILPLGSYIETGAWKGFGLAIMVDILTGILSGGHSSAELPQRAANHFFGALRIDAFTTIESFYDQMDSMKATLRAAPRLPGAGPLTFAGEPEAEFEADCRKHGIPYHPSIIESLRKMCADLGIEFDLDLPAA, encoded by the coding sequence ATGGCGGACGAAGGCGACATCAGAGTAGACCCGGACCGCCTGCACGCGCTGGGCGTGCGGGCGCTGGTGTGTGCCGGCGTGCCGGAAGAGCACGCGCGCTGGACGGCAGACGTCCTCCTCACTTCGGACCTGCGCGGCATCGAGTCGCACGGCTTCGCGCGCTTCGCTGACTTCTACGTCAACCGCGCCAGGCAGGGGCTGCTGAACGTCAACCCCAGGGTCCGCGTCGTCCAGGAGACGGCCTCCGCGGCGACGGTGGACGGCGACGGAGGCCTCGGCTTCGTGGCGAGCACGATCGCCATGCGGCTCGCGATCCAGAAGGCGCGCGAGACCGGCGTCGGCATGGTCAGCGTGCGCAACAGCACGCACCATGGTCCGGCCTCGCCCTATGCCCTCATGGCGGTGCCGGAGAACATGATCGGCATCTCGATGACGACTGGCGGCAACGGCGTCGTGCCGCCAGGCGGGTCGAAGCGAGCGTATGGACTCAACGCCATGTCGGTTGCCGCGCCGATGCGTCCGCCGCAGGCGCCCTGGTGCCTCGACATGGCCACCTCCGTGGTCGCCGCGGGCAAGTTCGAGATCGCCCGGCGGCGCGGCAAGCCGGTACCGGAGGGCTGGGCGATCGACGGCGAAGGCAAGCCCATCATGGACCCGCTCCAGTACTACAATCCCGAGCGCGGCGGCGGGATCCTGCCCCTGGGGAGCTACATCGAGACGGGCGCGTGGAAGGGCTTCGGCCTGGCCATCATGGTCGATATCCTCACGGGCATTCTCAGCGGCGGCCACTCGAGCGCTGAACTGCCGCAGCGCGCCGCGAACCACTTCTTCGGCGCCTTGCGCATCGATGCCTTCACGACAATCGAGTCCTTCTACGACCAGATGGACTCGATGAAAGCGACGTTACGCGCCGCCCCGCGCCTGCCAGGCGCCGGGCCCCTGACCTTCGCCGGCGAGCCGGAGGCCGAGTTCGAAGCGGACTGCCGCAAGCACGGCATCCCCTACCACCCCTCGATCATCGAGAGCCTGCGCAAGATGTGCGCCGACCTGGGGATCGAATTCGACCTCGACCTGCCGGCGGCCTAG
- a CDS encoding aldolase/citrate lyase family protein, which translates to MRRNAVKQKWREGKVAVGGWLSIPSTYTAEIMAHQGFDWLCVDTQHGMIDYSAAVPMLQAISTTDTVPFVRVPWNEPSIIMKYLDAGAYGIIVPMVNNRREAEAAVAACRYPPDGIRSFGPNRVTLYAGAGYASEANAEVACVVMIETAEAIEKLDEILGTPGVDAAYIGPADLSLAIGLPPRGDNDDPKHVATVGRIREACERHGVIPGIHCASSKFAAAKASEGFKMVMLTSDVAGVSAHASRLLAEMKGAVAQSPGSGNPYG; encoded by the coding sequence ATGAGACGGAACGCAGTCAAGCAGAAGTGGCGGGAGGGCAAGGTCGCGGTCGGCGGCTGGCTTTCGATACCCAGCACCTACACGGCCGAGATCATGGCCCACCAGGGCTTCGACTGGCTCTGCGTCGACACCCAGCACGGCATGATCGACTACTCCGCCGCCGTGCCCATGCTGCAGGCTATCTCGACCACGGACACGGTGCCCTTCGTCCGCGTGCCCTGGAATGAGCCCTCGATCATCATGAAGTACCTGGACGCGGGCGCCTACGGCATCATCGTGCCCATGGTGAACAACCGTCGTGAGGCCGAGGCGGCCGTCGCCGCCTGCCGCTATCCCCCCGATGGCATCCGCAGCTTCGGCCCCAATCGCGTGACCCTTTACGCCGGCGCCGGCTATGCCAGCGAGGCCAACGCCGAGGTCGCGTGCGTCGTCATGATCGAGACCGCGGAGGCGATCGAGAAGCTGGACGAGATCCTGGGCACGCCGGGCGTCGACGCCGCGTACATAGGCCCCGCTGACCTGAGCCTGGCGATCGGCTTGCCGCCCCGGGGGGACAACGATGACCCGAAGCACGTGGCGACCGTCGGGCGCATCCGCGAAGCCTGCGAGCGCCACGGCGTCATCCCGGGCATCCACTGCGCGAGCTCGAAGTTCGCGGCTGCCAAGGCCAGCGAAGGGTTCAAGATGGTGATGCTCACCTCAGACGTCGCCGGAGTGTCGGCGCACGCCTCGCGCCTGCTGGCGGAGATGAAGGGCGCGGTTGCGCAATCGCCCGGGAGTGGCAACCCTTACGGGTAG
- a CDS encoding Type 1 glutamine amidotransferase-like domain-containing protein produces MSALGPVILAGGAEFDERMAAADRAWLAARSIGVPRVGVFPTANDERPDRAAANGAAHFRRLATHAEPVMVTTRATTAEERVLNQISKLDFAYFAGGNPLHLAATLAGSPAWQALAGRWRAGMGLGGSSAGAMVLGERIFLRGDWADALRLLPGCVILPHFNRWEAHAVERAREALAAEGLVGLGIDESTALVWSPASGWAVAGPGMVTVLDGAGLRRYSSGQSPLGPPEPAA; encoded by the coding sequence GTGAGCGCGCTCGGACCCGTGATCCTCGCCGGTGGCGCCGAGTTCGACGAGCGTATGGCCGCGGCTGACCGCGCCTGGCTGGCGGCGAGGAGCATCGGCGTCCCTCGGGTGGGCGTGTTCCCGACGGCGAACGACGAGCGCCCGGACAGGGCGGCGGCGAACGGCGCGGCGCACTTCCGCCGTCTTGCCACCCACGCGGAACCGGTGATGGTGACCACGCGGGCCACCACGGCCGAGGAGCGAGTGCTGAACCAGATCTCGAAGCTGGACTTCGCTTACTTCGCCGGCGGGAACCCACTCCACCTGGCGGCGACGCTGGCCGGCTCGCCGGCGTGGCAGGCGCTGGCCGGGCGCTGGCGCGCCGGCATGGGCCTCGGCGGCTCGAGCGCCGGGGCCATGGTCCTCGGCGAGCGCATATTCCTCCGCGGCGACTGGGCAGACGCCCTCCGCCTGCTGCCGGGGTGCGTCATTTTGCCGCACTTCAACCGCTGGGAGGCGCACGCAGTGGAGCGCGCGCGGGAGGCGCTGGCCGCCGAGGGCCTGGTCGGACTCGGCATCGACGAATCGACCGCCCTTGTCTGGTCGCCGGCGTCCGGCTGGGCGGTCGCGGGGCCAGGTATGGTGACCGTCCTCGACGGCGCTGGCCTCCGCCGCTACTCTTCTGGCCAATCGCCGCTTGGCCCACCGGAGCCAGCGGCGTGA